One region of Gopherus evgoodei ecotype Sinaloan lineage chromosome 23, rGopEvg1_v1.p, whole genome shotgun sequence genomic DNA includes:
- the P3H4 gene encoding endoplasmic reticulum protein SC65 isoform X2: protein MERGGPRLLLLLVAAAAAQYEEYSFRGFPRSELVPLQSAYAAALEQYEGERWKESARGLEASLRLHRLLRDSEAHCHRECAGGGAQPAAAQEEEEEWGRELELFGHVLQRAACLRRCKRGLPVFQLRYPPAETLRDFQRRAPYQYLHYALFKANKVEKAVSAAHTFLQKNPKHEMTLKYLNYYRTMLDVDEYLVDLEAQPYETVFVRSVKLYNSGDFRSSIADMEHALAEYYKAYENCLAGCEGAYELREFKDFYPAIADHFVDVLQCKVDCEADLTPNVGGYFVEKFVATMYHYLQFAYYKLNDVKNAVQSVSSYMLFDPADEVMQQNLVYYRFYRERWHLEDDDFSPRPEALQYHNQTAVQKKLLDFAKQYLQADDEMEVAEGAEPDGRDLPTDSEFEGQGDYEEGFFAEWWQEPKSKGDKADQERIR from the exons ATGGAGCGGGGCGGcccgcggctgctgctgctgcttgtggcgGCCGCGGCCGCGCAGTACGAGGAGTACAGCTTCCGCGGCTTCCCGCGCTCCGAGCTGGTGCCGCTGCAGAGCGCCTACGCCGCGGCGCTGGAGCAGTACGAGGGGGAGCGCTGGAAGGAGAGCGCCCGCGGGCTGGAGGCCAGCCTGCGCCTGCACCGCCTGCTGCGGGACAGCGAGGCGCACTGCCACCGGGAGTGCGCGGGGGGCGGCGCGCAGCCCGCGGCCgcgcaggaggaggaggaggagtggggccgGGAGCTGGAGCTCTTCGGGCACGTCCTGCAGCGCGCCGCCTGCCTGCGGAGGTGCAAGCGCGGCCTGCCCGTCTTCCAGCTCCGCTACCCTCCGGCCGAGACCCTGCGCGACTTCCAGCGCCGCGCACCCTACCAGTACCTGCACTACGCGCTCTTCAAG gcCAATAAGGTGGAGAAAGCCGTGTCTGCCGCTCACACCTTCCTGCAAAAGAATCCCAAGCATGAGATGACACTGAAGTACCTGAACTATTACAGAACCATGCTGGACGTGGACGAGTACCTCGTGGACTTGGAGGCCCAGCCCTATGAA ACGGTGTTTGTGCGCTCTGTGAAACTGTATAACAGTGGGGATTTCCGGAGCAGCATCGCAGACATGGAGCATGCCCTGGCAGAGTATTACAAAGCCTACGAGAACTGCCTGGCTGGCTGCGAGGGCGCCTACGAGCTGCGGGAGTTCAAGGACTTCTACCCGGCTATTGCAG ATCACTTCGTGGACGTGCTGCAGTGCAAGGTGGACTGTGAGGCCGACCTGACGCCCAACGTGGGCGGGTACTTTGTGGAGAAGTTTGTGGCCACCATGTACCACTACCTGCAGTTCGCCTATTACAAGC TGAATGACGTGAAGAATGCGGTGCAGAGCGTCTCCAGCTACATGCTCTTCGACCCGGCGGACGAGGTGATGCAGCAGAACCTGGTTTATTATCGGTTCTACCGCGAGCGCTGGCACCTGGAGGACGACGACTTCAGTCCCCGCCCG GAGGCGCTGCAGTATCACAACCAGACGGCCGTGCAGAAGAAGTTGCTGGACTTTGCCAAGCAGTATCTGCAGGCTGACgacgag ATGGAGGTGGCTGAGGGTGCAGAGCCGGACGGGCGGGACCTGCCCACGGACAGCGAGTTTGAAGGCCAAGGCGACTACGAGGAGGGATTTTTCGCTGAGTGGTGGCAGGAGCCCAAGTCGAAAGGGGACAAAGCCGACCAAG AGAGGATCCGATGA
- the P3H4 gene encoding endoplasmic reticulum protein SC65 isoform X1 — protein MERGGPRLLLLLVAAAAAQYEEYSFRGFPRSELVPLQSAYAAALEQYEGERWKESARGLEASLRLHRLLRDSEAHCHRECAGGGAQPAAAQEEEEEWGRELELFGHVLQRAACLRRCKRGLPVFQLRYPPAETLRDFQRRAPYQYLHYALFKANKVEKAVSAAHTFLQKNPKHEMTLKYLNYYRTMLDVDEYLVDLEAQPYETVFVRSVKLYNSGDFRSSIADMEHALAEYYKAYENCLAGCEGAYELREFKDFYPAIADHFVDVLQCKVDCEADLTPNVGGYFVEKFVATMYHYLQFAYYKLNDVKNAVQSVSSYMLFDPADEVMQQNLVYYRFYRERWHLEDDDFSPRPEALQYHNQTAVQKKLLDFAKQYLQADDEMEVAEGAEPDGRDLPTDSEFEGQGDYEEGFFAEWWQEPKSKGDKADQVQGLWRSPTKLVPLVTRATLEWWLLAWRGRLLPPGPGAAH, from the exons ATGGAGCGGGGCGGcccgcggctgctgctgctgcttgtggcgGCCGCGGCCGCGCAGTACGAGGAGTACAGCTTCCGCGGCTTCCCGCGCTCCGAGCTGGTGCCGCTGCAGAGCGCCTACGCCGCGGCGCTGGAGCAGTACGAGGGGGAGCGCTGGAAGGAGAGCGCCCGCGGGCTGGAGGCCAGCCTGCGCCTGCACCGCCTGCTGCGGGACAGCGAGGCGCACTGCCACCGGGAGTGCGCGGGGGGCGGCGCGCAGCCCGCGGCCgcgcaggaggaggaggaggagtggggccgGGAGCTGGAGCTCTTCGGGCACGTCCTGCAGCGCGCCGCCTGCCTGCGGAGGTGCAAGCGCGGCCTGCCCGTCTTCCAGCTCCGCTACCCTCCGGCCGAGACCCTGCGCGACTTCCAGCGCCGCGCACCCTACCAGTACCTGCACTACGCGCTCTTCAAG gcCAATAAGGTGGAGAAAGCCGTGTCTGCCGCTCACACCTTCCTGCAAAAGAATCCCAAGCATGAGATGACACTGAAGTACCTGAACTATTACAGAACCATGCTGGACGTGGACGAGTACCTCGTGGACTTGGAGGCCCAGCCCTATGAA ACGGTGTTTGTGCGCTCTGTGAAACTGTATAACAGTGGGGATTTCCGGAGCAGCATCGCAGACATGGAGCATGCCCTGGCAGAGTATTACAAAGCCTACGAGAACTGCCTGGCTGGCTGCGAGGGCGCCTACGAGCTGCGGGAGTTCAAGGACTTCTACCCGGCTATTGCAG ATCACTTCGTGGACGTGCTGCAGTGCAAGGTGGACTGTGAGGCCGACCTGACGCCCAACGTGGGCGGGTACTTTGTGGAGAAGTTTGTGGCCACCATGTACCACTACCTGCAGTTCGCCTATTACAAGC TGAATGACGTGAAGAATGCGGTGCAGAGCGTCTCCAGCTACATGCTCTTCGACCCGGCGGACGAGGTGATGCAGCAGAACCTGGTTTATTATCGGTTCTACCGCGAGCGCTGGCACCTGGAGGACGACGACTTCAGTCCCCGCCCG GAGGCGCTGCAGTATCACAACCAGACGGCCGTGCAGAAGAAGTTGCTGGACTTTGCCAAGCAGTATCTGCAGGCTGACgacgag ATGGAGGTGGCTGAGGGTGCAGAGCCGGACGGGCGGGACCTGCCCACGGACAGCGAGTTTGAAGGCCAAGGCGACTACGAGGAGGGATTTTTCGCTGAGTGGTGGCAGGAGCCCAAGTCGAAAGGGGACAAAGCCGACCAAG TTCAGGGCCTATGGAGGAGCCCCACTAAACTCGTTCCACTGGTGACCCGAGCTACATTGGAGTGGTGGCTGCTTGCATGGCGAGGGAGGCTGCTGCCCCCTGGTCCAGGGGCTGCACATTAG